In the Dioscorea cayenensis subsp. rotundata cultivar TDr96_F1 chromosome 12, TDr96_F1_v2_PseudoChromosome.rev07_lg8_w22 25.fasta, whole genome shotgun sequence genome, one interval contains:
- the LOC120273745 gene encoding protein P21-like, with amino-acid sequence MDNDSNTFTCIGGTDYKVVFCPKNNATFEIVNRCSYTVWAAAIPGGGKQLDKDQTWTINVNIGTTGGRIWARTGCNFSNSGHGSCETGDCNGLLECQVYGKPNTLAEFGLDINNLDFIDISLVDGFNVPMEFSPTSGCARGMIQCSADINGQCPAQLKTNGGCNNACDVFKTDEYCCNSGNCGPTNYSRFFKGFCPDAYSYPRDDPTSTFTCPGGASYKVVFCP; translated from the coding sequence ATGGATAATGACAGCAACACTTTTACTTGTATTGGAGGGACTGATTATAAGGTTGTTTTCTGCCCTAAGAACAATGCCACCTTTGAAATTGTTAACCGGTGCTCTTACACGGTATGGGCAGCTGCCATCCCCGGTGGAGGTAAACAGCTTGATAAAGACCAAACATGGACGATAAATGTAAACATTGGCACCACTGGTGGTCGTATCTGGGCTCGCACTGGTTGCAACTTTAGTAACTCTGGTCATGGCAGTTGTGAAACCGGTGACTGCAATGGTCTCTTGGAATGCCAAGTTTATGGCAAACCTAACACACTTGCGGAGTTTGGGCTAGACATCAACAACCTGGATTTTATTGATATCTCATTGGTTGATGGGTTTAATGTGCCCATGGAATTCAGTCCGACTAGTGGGTGTGCGCGTGGGATGATCCAATGCTCAGCCGATATAAACGGCCAATGTCCAGCTCAGCTGAAGACTAACGGTGGATGTAACAACGCTTGCGATGTGTTCAAAACTGATGAGTATTGTTGCAACTCAGGTAACTGTGGACCAACCAATTATTCTAGATTTTTTAAGGGTTTCTGTCCCGATGCTTATAGCTACCCTCGAGATGATCCAACTAGTACCTTTACTTGCCCTGGTGGGGCTAGCTATAAAGTTGTCTTTTGCCCTTGA
- the LOC120273744 gene encoding thaumatin-like protein: MAAKSIMCTKRVRIKDKHPKSQHNQFIIIIIIIFSFLLFPLCHAAIFNIVNQCPYTIWPAAIPGGGCELLPGQNWTIFINPRMDNARIWARTSCTFNSSGYGQCETGDCDGLLGCQTYGSPPNTLAEFTLNDFNNLDFIDISLIDGFNVPMEFSPITGCNHAIQCSANITRQCPDELKTSGGCNNPCTV; this comes from the coding sequence AATCAAAGACAAACATCCCAAGTCCCAACACAAccaattcatcatcatcatcattatcatcttctCCTTCCTCCTTTTTCCCCTTTGTCATGCAGCCATCTTTAACATAGTAAACCAATGTCCTTATACTATCTGGCCAGCTGCTATCCCCGGCGGTGGCTGTGAACTCCTCCCAGGCCAAAACTGGACCATCTTCATCAACCCTCGGATGGATAACGCTCGTATCTGGGCCAGGACTAGTTGCACCTTCAACTCTTCAGGCTATGGCCAGTGTGAGACCGGAGACTGTGATGGTCTCTTGGGATGCCAAACTTATGGATCACCACCCAACACCCTCGCTGAGTTCACTCTCAATGATTTCAACAACCTTGACTTCATCGATATCTCTCTCATTGACGGCTTCAACGTCCCCATGGAATTCAGCCCAATCACTGGTTGTAACCATGCCATTCAGTGTTCTGCCAACATCACTAGACAGTGTCCGGATGAACTGAAGACCTCTGGGGGTTGCAACAATCCATGCACAGTGTGA